From Cercospora beticola chromosome 6, complete sequence, a single genomic window includes:
- the CDC42 gene encoding Rho GTPase: MVVATIKCVVVGDGAVGKTCLLISYTTNKFPSEYVPTVFDNYAVTVMIGDEPYTLGLFDTAGQEDYDRLRPLSYPQTDVFLVCFSVTSPASFENVREKWFPEVHHHCPGVPCLIVGTQTDLRDDPQVREKLAKQKMQPVRKEDGERMAKDLGAVKYVECSALTQFKLKDVFDEAIVAALEPPAVKKPKRKGKGCILL, from the exons ATGGTGGTTGCTACGATAAA GTGCGTTGTGGTCGGTGACGGTGCCGTGGGCAAAACATGCTTGCTCATAAGCTATACGACGAACAAGTTCCCGTCTGAATATGTGCCCACAGTTTTCGACAACTATGCGGTGACGGTAAT GATTGGAGACGAACCATATACCCTTGGACTCTTTGATACTGCCGGACAAGAAGATTACGACCGCTTACGACCGCTCTCATACCCACAGACCGACGTCTTCTTGGTCTGCTTCTCCGTCACCTCACCCGCTTCATTTGAGAACGTCCGAGAAAAGTGGTTCCCTGAAGTCCACCATCACTGCCCGGGAGTGCCTTGTTTAATCGTCGGTACACAAACAGATTTGAGAGACGATCCTCAAGTCCGAGAGAAGCTTGCAAAGCAAAAGATGCAGCCCGTGCGGAAAGAAGACGGCGAGCGAATGGCTAAGGACCTGGGCGCCGTCAAGTACGTCGAATGCTCAGCTCTCACTCAATTCAAATTGAAGGACGTGTTCGATGAGGCGATTGTGGCAGCGCTAGAGCCGCCCGCAgtgaagaagccaaagc GAAAGGGTAAAGGTTGCATATTGCTATAG